The genomic window TCGGCTGGGAGTCGACGCCGCTCGAGACGGCGATGGATCGCTCGGTCGCGGCTCACCTCGAGAGCGACCGCGACGGGGACGAGAACGGGCCGGACCGGGAGGCCGAAGAGCGCGTGTTGGGAATTCTGGAGACGCTCTAACCGGACTCCCGGAGGCGCTCGAGGCGTCGCGCCGTCGACGGCGTCGAGGCGAGCCGTTCGTGGAGACGGCCGCGACTATCGGTCAGGTCGGGGTGTGCTTCGTAGGCGCTCGCGAGGGGCCCAGCCCCGATTTCGCGAGCCGCACGGCGGTCGGCGGCGAACTCGCAGTGCTGGAGGTGCCAAACGAGGAGCGGCCAGGTGACGGCGAGGCCGACGAGCGCGACGAGCACCGATGTCCAGACGGTCACGGTCAGAAACAGCCCGAACAGAACCGCCACGACGAGCGATCGACGCTCGAGCAGTCGGAGGTCGTCCGCGGCGCGTTCGCGTGCACACAGCGCCGCCAGCTCCTCGTCGCCGAGGACGTCGAACGCGTAATCGGTCGCGTATAGCTGCCGGTTCCAGAACGGGCCGTCGAGGTAGAGTCCGGCCGTTTCGGTTTCACGGCCGGAAAACACGCCGGCGACGGTCGCCGTCAGATCGGCCCGATCGGCCGCGGTCTCGAGCCGTCGTCGCTGTTCGGCCGTCGGGTCGGAGATGTCCTGTGTGAGTCGAATACTGTACTGCA from Natrinema versiforme includes these protein-coding regions:
- a CDS encoding peptidase produces the protein MIGVLVRWLGLLVVGYIAGRLYGRLAIRRRGTDGQGSRGTYRFLAVVGIAALLVLTFSGLIDATETALSSVHPILGSGLATPLAWAPAAAGTIVAILVAYLGVFPSARERRGLEISASTAVARLGKYLVAVAIFCLGLLAPFTALLGASNPSPLLIPVVFAVLAIGVYAWLQYSIRLTQDISDPTAEQRRRLETAADRADLTATVAGVFSGRETETAGLYLDGPFWNRQLYATDYAFDVLGDEELAALCARERAADDLRLLERRSLVVAVLFGLFLTVTVWTSVLVALVGLAVTWPLLVWHLQHCEFAADRRAAREIGAGPLASAYEAHPDLTDSRGRLHERLASTPSTARRLERLRESG